The genomic window tcattattaaatttaaaacgactAGTTGTCATCTTAATAGCTTATCAGCCTGACTCTTTAAATCATTAGCATAATACTTAGGTTCATAGTCTTGCATATTCATCAACTCTGTTATcgatataaagaaatatattttaaatattactgtataagaatatatgttaaatgtatgataataaaatgtaaaatttatatcaatggCTTTTCATAACCTtcacaatacaaattaaatatagatttagtGACCAGAAGTGAAAAAGACTTAAAAAGCAAcatgaatttaaattacttaaaaaaatagctctaattttgaatttatcttaatataaattaatcaccTAATCATACTTTTTGAAGTCAACTACTTACTCAgttaagcttaaaaaaaaacaaataaaacacaacgaacacctttaacaaattacaagtcaAGCTAAAATCTGTCCGTGTCCGATGCCAATAAGAAAAAAGAATGGCAGTATAATACAGAATAGctcgctttttttttaaattagtgttGCCAGTTGCCAGTTGTATTGATAGAGGAATCTACTAAAAATAGTTTACTTTttggttatttaaatgaatgggAAAGTTGTAAATAGGtttgcataataaaaattacattgtttGTATTACTGTTATTCCTGAGAATAACATTcgtttaataacaataacatgtaACAACATTTTGTGCGTTATTCTAATTTGTTCTAAATCACCAGGTAGTTCCTAATAAGAGACAATACGCATAAAACAGATGTAGTGAGAAATAAGAttagcagtgcgattctgtaagaatttatGTCACACACGTGAAATGTTGCCAAACGACGTTTAATACgtgtttcttattaatttaataattgttatagttAATCTACATATGTAATGCAATGTatcatattatgatattttacgcTTGTTTTCTGAGGTGTGTTTcaagtttcttcttacagaatatctctactaaaaagaatatatataaaaacataaagaagAAGCGAAGCAAATAAAGAAGGAATTGCTTATtacttaatactaatataataattacgaaaaaGCAAACAAATAGTATGAAGTAGAAGAAATAAAGAATTGTAAAAAGATAAAACAGTACAAGTGTAAGTGACggaaaaaagaaatgaaataacaGAAACAGAAGTTATAGTAAATCAAAGAATATATATCGGCATTATGCAttgtttaatagtaaattactgataaatattatatagaaataaagatAGAGAAGAGAAGAGAGGTAAGAAAGTTACAGAAAAGAATAGAAcataagtacttatataaaaagatgAAATAGTAAATGAATAAagtgaaatatataacatatataagaaTACAGAGGAGTATAGGTAAGAGTACGAGTCAGCACAGAAAcagtaaatgaaattttaaatctcAACAAATCAATGTAGCTATTTTATTATAGCATGAATCTTGTGAAGTAAGAGAAAATATTCCCTAAGATATTTCGTAAAAGCAATAGATGATAGAGATGACAGAGTAAAAAGATAAGTAGCTGAAGTATTTTGATAGATTAGAAAAAATATGCTGtgaataaaaagataaataataatcggtACTATATCGAAATCATAggatagtatatatataccaatGATAAATAAGAAGCAGAATGAGAGTCAAAAAGATGAAAAACGAAAAAGAAATAATAGTGTTTTTAAAAagtcacaaacaaaattaaataaatacaacatggatacagcctaaataaaagaggcgtacaattttggcgaccttatcgctacatagcgatctcttcttGGCAGCCAACGGTGTAGTTTAGAATAGCTCATAGAATATGAGGTGGGTGGTGCtgtaataacagataaaaaaataaacaaacaaatattttgctcTAGAAATAAAAGTCTaagatattattgatatttgaaagtaaaaacTATTGAAAATCGTGAAAAGAAAACAAGAGATAGTAGATATTTATGAAGACAGAAATAAAACAGATAGAGTAAACAATGCAAGATACTTAAGACattaaaagagaaaattaaatagaattatttcataagaaagatttgtattaatatgaaattatgagGAAtacgttttgttattatattaataatggtaTTCATATGATAACATCGAGAAAGTGATGACGTGGGATAACatgatttatatgtaatatgaatGAGATGTAAATGTAGAAAGATCAATTGtgataatgattaatttttttcaagaatCTGTGATTGGTGACATAAGGAAGAGAATAAAAGAGAAAGAGATGTGATATGATGTGACTTTATACGAATGATGTGAAGAAATATGAAAGTAGAAATGTAgtaagtaagtataaaaaattgtatttcaataaaataagtataatgtcAAATGATTGAGTGATATTCAGAGAAAGTCATAAGAAAATGTATCgagattaaaaaaagtatatcaaaCGAAGAAAGAGTTGCTTAAAGAAAGATCAAGGTAAGTAAAAAGTAACAGTAACGAGAGGGAAAATgagtatgaaaatattataattgaaccATAGAACGATGTAATGTAGTAGAATTAAGAAAGAGATTGTTTAAAGATCAAAAGTATGAGACTTTACGAAACAAGTAAAGTAAAAGCGAAGAcagaacataaataattattataaataataaaaattgtaaagtagACATAGCACGGTAATAGATAGAGCAAgaatagaacaaaataaaatttaaaaaaaagaagtaaacaGTAAACAACAAATTAGCTTTGTcattgaaatataatagaaataataatagagCAAGAGAATGTAAAGAGATGATTTATGGCTCAATTAGGTGAAAATTAGGTAGAACGAAAAAGAGAAGATTAAAATGTAGGTGAGTAGAGAACAATTAAAGAATGAAGAATATGAATGTTTGATAAAGTGAGAAATTAAGTGTAAAGTTAAGATAAAAGTAAATGAACGAATTTCAAgataaaaaatgtgataaagaagctaaaaggaataaaaaatattaaatgaaatctaatatgaaacatagtaaaaaataaatgtaaagagaAATGGGACGATGAAGTTCATTGTGCCTTTGTTATAAAGACAAAGTTAAAGATGAATTGAATGAAGTCAAGTGTACagagtaaaattaaagatttgaaATGAATAATAGAAAAAGAACAATAAGAATGTAAATAGATGTTTCAAGTGAAGTAAAATAGGTAAAgaataagaaatgaaaatagaacatacatttaaaatatctttaaaaaatgtaatacggaatatatgttaatatacataaaagataGATTTCGAAGAGCaaactaaattaaaagtaattatagaaGAATTGACAGCGTTTAATAGTGAATAGTTTAAGAACATTAgaataaatcatattacatGTATCAAAGTTGAATTAGAAGCAACTATTGAATACATCGgttgttgtttattatataagataaagaAAAATAGTAGATAAAAGTAGAATAGAGTGTAAAAGCAAAAAGCATAGTATAGAGCGTGAAGTGAAGCGTGAAGTTGCGGAAAGAGTATAGATGAAAGAAGAAAagaaatttattgataaaaaacagaGTAAGGAAAAAAAGATAGAGTTAATAGAGTGAAAATGCAAAAGAAAAAGATAAAGCAGTGAGTAGTCAAGATGTAGAAAAGATTTATAGGTAggtgttatataaatttgaactaCCCTGGTGGCATATCACAGTGTACTTTGTCAACCTAAATCTAATGTAAAGGAACATTATTCAAAAAGTGCTTAGCGGAATTCACCGTTTGAAACAAATGTGCGGTAATTCggcttacaattaaaataattatatcacttGAAAATACTGTCTTTGGTAATTCGAGTTTTGATGTTATATCCAAAATTATTGGCAAGAATTTTTCTCGTCTACTATTTCTAAGtcttaatagattttaaaaaagatattctataaaatactgAAGTTTTGTACCCAATTCGCTCAACAGATATTGCGATGGGTATATTCAATTTACTATCATTTTATACCCTACTTCCTATAACCCGATGTATCCTGGTTATTAACGGGATAATCGGCATACCAGCCGAAAGCACCGTTGTCCCCGGTGTGAGCACCGAAGTCAACGTATTCCCCGAAGTCTGGTGGTCTTTCGGCGTATTGGGAGACTGCGCCTATGTTGGTTTCACTAGAAGCCCCATCTTGCGCTTGTGCTCTTGGGGCTTCTGGCACAGGAGGAGGGGCGAGCGCTACAGCTGAAAATAATCACATATTTTACTTACCGGCGGTATACcccattattatttaaaaaaataataatggggAATACAGAATATTGAAGGAATATTAGTGGTTATCAATTTGGTAATTATGCAATATTTTCTTTGGCTTACATATTTCTCTCTATAATACCTTCTATTATATTTGtagataataagaaaaataatcgtACTTCGTGTCATACGAAcaccatttataataaataagtttgtctaaataattCAGATTATTATGCGAATGAAACGAGTAATTTCATTCAGTTGTTAATTTAGTAGCGGAAGGCAATCTGGTACTATAATAACGACGACTATGAATCGAAAGTGGCTTGCTATCGTAGTCACATTGCAACAAGACTCGGTTTGCATAACCCCACTTAAAATTCTAGGGGGAACTCTTTGTTGCGTCCTAGTTGTATAATCTATTgcttattaaattgaaactaagtaaataaaatcgtatacCCAAGatagtt from Vanessa tameamea isolate UH-Manoa-2023 chromosome 17, ilVanTame1 primary haplotype, whole genome shotgun sequence includes these protein-coding regions:
- the LOC113400246 gene encoding uncharacterized protein LOC113400246, with amino-acid sequence MLSLIFAACIAVACALPSYIAVPADQIAFVDLTALRARRVPRQTLAPPSPQLPEALYEDNYQPIPLQNYQQGTVALAPPPVPEAPRAQAQDGASSETNIGAVSQYAERPPDFGEYVDFGAHTGDNGAFGWYADYPVNNQDTSGYRK